The nucleotide window TGGCGGCCAGTCGCACAGCGTCACAGCGGCCCGGACGTCCTGGATACGCCGGTCGCTCGTCGTCTCCCAGGTCGCCCTGGGCACGGTGCTGCTGGTGGCCGCGGGTGGGTTTCTGCGGACCTTCGTCGGGCTCAGTGCGTCTAATCTCGGTTTCGATCCGGCCAACGTGCTCACCGCGCGCGCGTCTCTCCAGGGGCCGGGTTATCGATCGCGCGATGCCGTGTCGGCGCTCTATCGGCGCACGTTGGCGGACCTGGCGCTGCTGCCTGGCGTGGAAGCCGCCGCAGTTACGAACAACCTGCCGGTCGAGCGCGGCTTGAATCTCCTGATGCGCCGGATTCCGGAGAACGTGATCGTACCGGCGGCGATCGACTGGCGCTATGTTGCGGGGGACTACCTGGGAGTCCTGCGCGTCCCGCTCGTGGCCGGCAGGGCGTTCGGAGAGGCCGACCGTCGCGCGACCGGCCCGCCGGTGGCTCTGGTCAACGAGGCGTTCGCCCGGCGGTTCCGCGACGGGCAGGCGGTGATCGGCAGGCGGCTGCAGATGACCGCCATCGAGGTCGATGATCGGGTGCGCGAGATCGTCGGCGTGCTCGGCGACGTGCGGACTCGTGGCGTCACCGCGACAAGGCCGACGGTGTTCGTGCCGGTCGAGCAGGTGCCGGACGACCTGCTGGGTGCCGTCCACGGGTTCTTCCAGGTGAACTGGGCGCTGCGCACGCGAGACGGAGGGACCGGCCTCGTCCAGTCCGTGGAGCGGGTAGTGCGGGAGGCAGACCCGCTGCTGTCGATCACCGCGTTTCGGACGATGGACGAGGTGGTCGGCGGGGCCCTCGCCGCAACGCGCTTCCGCACGATGCTGCTCGGTCTCTTCGCCGCCGCGGCCTTGACGCTGTCGGCTGCGGGGCTCTACGGGCTCGTCGTCTACGCGGTAGCCCAACGGACGAGAGAGATTGGTATTCGGCTGGCGCTGGGTGCCTCCGGCGGGCGGGTGACGGCGCGTTTCGCGCTGCAGGGCATCGCGCTCGCGGGCCTGGGAGCGGCGGTAGGAGTCGGCGCCTCGGTGATCTTCACGGAGGTTCTCCGCCGCATGACGTCCGACGCGCGGTCGCTCGATGGCTGGACGGTTGCTGGCGTCGTGGTCGTCCTGGCCGCGGTCAGCGTGGCTGCGACCGTCGTGCCGGCGCGTCGGGCCGCGAAGGTCGACCCGATCCTGACATTGCGCGCCGAGTGATCGGCTCGAGCCAGTCCTTCTCCGGGCAGGCGAGAAGCGCGTCCACCAGCCCCTGGTTCCTCGGCGGCTCGGTCAGCACGAGACGGTACTCACCATGTTCGATCCGCTCGATCTCGAATGTCTGGCCCGGTTGGATGCCATCCTGCCGGCGGAGCTCGACGGGCAACACGATCTGGCCCTTCGAGGAGATCGTACTCTTCATCGAAGCGGGCACCCTACCGTTTGTTCTCGGGATCCGGCCACTCTCGCATCGCGACCGCCTGGGCGGCGACAAGTTCTTCGAATTCGTCCGGCCGAACCGGTTGCGCCTCGTAGCCGGCGCGGTCTCTGGCGGCCGCTTGGCGCGAGGTCGGCTTCTGGGTGCGTTCTGCTGCGCGATCCGAGCTCATATTGCCGACCATTGTAGGCTGGCGCACAAAGACGAACACCCGCAAGCGTTTGCGTCGCCGGGGCCGAGGGCGGTTCGGACGCCTGCAAATTTGGCGCGCGCCGGTCGCCGGCGACCTCCGCAAGCGGACGTGTACAATGAATCGACCACCGTGCAACATGGACAGCCATTGACCACACCGACACCGACCGCGCTGCAGCCCACCCTCGAAGAACCGCAGGATTCGCTTCCGGAAGTCTCCATAGACCAGCTTCCAGACCGGCTCAAGGAGGCGGTCGCCCGCCCGGGCTGGACCTCGCTGATGCCGGTCCAGAGCCAGGCGATCCCGTACCTGCTGGCGGGGCGCGACCTGGTCATTCAGGCCCGCACCGGGAGCGGCAAGACGGCCGCGTTCCTGCTGCCGATGCTGGAGCGGCTCGATCCGACGGCGGACCGCACCCAGGCCCTGGTGCTGGTGCCCACGCGCGAGCTGGCCCGGCAGGTGCAGCACGACGCGGAGATGCTGTGGGGCGACAGCGGCTTCCGGACGGTCGCCGTGTACGGCGGCGTCGGCTACGGACCGCAGATCGACGCGTTGAAGGCGGGCGCGCATCTCGTGGTCGCGACGCCCGGCCGCGCCCTCGACCACCTGCTGCGCCGCACGTTCACGCTCGACCACCTGTCGACGCTCGTGTTCGACGAGGCGGACCGGATGCTGTCGATGGGTTTCTACCCCGACATGAAGCAGGTGCAGGGGTACCTGCCGAACCGGCCGATCCACACGACCATGTTCTCGGCGACGTTTCCGGGCTCGGTCATGCGGACCGCGCGGGAGTTCATCGCCGAGCCGGAGTTCCTGACCCTCAGCCGCGACCACGTCCACGTCACCGACACCGAGCACATCGCCTACACCGTGCCGCCGATGGAGAAGGACCGCGCCCTGGTGCGGATCATCGAGGTGGAGAATCCGTCGTCCGCGTTCATCTTCTGCAACACGAAGTCG belongs to Acidobacteriota bacterium and includes:
- a CDS encoding DEAD/DEAH box helicase → MPSCRRSSTGNTIWPFEEIVLFIEAGTLPFVLGIRPLSHRDRLGGDKFFEFVRPNRLRLVAGAVSGGRLARGRLLGAFCCAIRAHIADHCRLAHKDEHPQAFASPGPRAVRTPANLARAGRRRPPQADVYNESTTVQHGQPLTTPTPTALQPTLEEPQDSLPEVSIDQLPDRLKEAVARPGWTSLMPVQSQAIPYLLAGRDLVIQARTGSGKTAAFLLPMLERLDPTADRTQALVLVPTRELARQVQHDAEMLWGDSGFRTVAVYGGVGYGPQIDALKAGAHLVVATPGRALDHLLRRTFTLDHLSTLVFDEADRMLSMGFYPDMKQVQGYLPNRPIHTTMFSATFPGSVMRTAREFIAEPEFLTLSRDHVHVTDTEHIAYTVPPMEKDRALVRIIEVENPSSAFIFCNTKSNVHYITVVLQRFGYDADELSADRSQADRERILKRVRAGTLRFLVATDVASRGLDIPELSHVIQYEPPEDAEDYIHRAGRTGRAGAAGVALSLVSEAETLSLDQIAKRYGVEFQQRPVPTDEDVAAVVAERLTGLLEARLRDRDALKAERSRRFIALARELAGNEDESKIIAMLLDDYYQQTLHAPPGGPAQAAGGASAPAAKGDDVGGPAGRPRRKPRRRSRRGPRSGR
- a CDS encoding AbrB/MazE/SpoVT family DNA-binding domain-containing protein, yielding MKSTISSKGQIVLPVELRRQDGIQPGQTFEIERIEHGEYRLVLTEPPRNQGLVDALLACPEKDWLEPITRRAMSGSGRPSRPDAPARRSQPR